A genomic segment from Brevundimonas sp. SORGH_AS_0993 encodes:
- a CDS encoding ATP-binding protein — protein sequence MGDDTETGALIRAADWAGTPLGHPKGWPLSLKAAVGMMLATRQPACLAWGPELTFIYNDAYRPILAGRHPAALGARLPEVWPDVWPDIEPLVETALSGGSTWSEDMHMVMTRKGYPEDTWWSFSYSPLRDDAGQVVGFLDLCLDTTAKVMGERQAKALGDLADLTGATRDPAEVQRLAAALLGRVLGVSRVSYGEADAKAERVIMTRDWTLTGDSLAGEVATLADFGPQIAATLARGETLRIDDIETDPRAAGRLQPYRDRGVRAGLAIPLIRNGRLTAALVLLGTAPRRWSDYDVALAEAFAARTWDAVERARAEEALQALNETLESRVAARTAELQEAQEALRQAQKLEAMGQLTGGVAHDFNNLLTPIFGSLDLLQRRKIGGEREQKLIEGALQSAERARVLVQRLLAFARRQPLQTTAVDVSALVVDMGDLLDSITGPQIRVAIEAHEGLPAARADRNQLEMAILNLGVNARDAMPDGGVLRLSVTAVGPRGKRPSDLAEGSYIRLSVADTGVGMDEATRTRAIEPFFSTKGVGKGTGLGLSMAHGLAAQLGGALTIASAPGLGANIELWLPATEEAADMGPAETRCATAESGLALVVDDEPLVRAATVASLSELGFGVIEADSGEAALALMESGVRPKVLVTDHLMPGLTGVELARQVQNRSPDCAVLIVSGYAEVEDLAPDLPRLVKPFRHADLAAALASTRG from the coding sequence TTGGGTGACGACACCGAGACGGGCGCGCTGATCCGCGCGGCGGACTGGGCGGGGACGCCGCTCGGCCATCCGAAGGGCTGGCCGCTGTCGCTCAAGGCCGCCGTGGGGATGATGCTGGCGACGCGCCAGCCGGCCTGCCTGGCCTGGGGGCCGGAACTGACCTTCATCTATAACGACGCCTATCGCCCCATTCTGGCCGGCCGCCACCCCGCCGCCCTGGGCGCGCGCCTGCCTGAGGTATGGCCCGACGTCTGGCCCGACATCGAACCCCTGGTCGAGACGGCTCTGTCCGGCGGATCGACCTGGTCGGAAGACATGCACATGGTCATGACCCGCAAGGGTTATCCGGAAGACACCTGGTGGAGCTTTTCCTACAGCCCCCTGCGGGACGACGCCGGCCAGGTGGTCGGCTTCCTGGACCTGTGCCTGGACACCACCGCCAAGGTGATGGGCGAGCGACAGGCGAAGGCCCTGGGCGATCTGGCCGACCTGACCGGCGCCACCCGCGACCCCGCCGAGGTCCAGCGCCTGGCCGCCGCCCTTCTGGGCCGTGTGCTGGGCGTGTCGCGCGTCAGCTATGGCGAGGCGGACGCCAAGGCCGAACGGGTGATCATGACGCGCGACTGGACCCTGACGGGCGACAGCCTGGCCGGCGAGGTGGCGACCCTGGCGGACTTCGGCCCCCAGATCGCCGCCACCCTGGCGCGGGGCGAGACCCTGCGGATCGACGACATCGAGACAGACCCGCGGGCCGCCGGGCGGCTCCAGCCCTATCGGGACCGGGGCGTGCGCGCCGGCCTGGCCATTCCCCTTATCCGCAACGGCCGGCTGACCGCCGCCCTGGTGCTGCTGGGGACCGCGCCACGCCGGTGGTCCGACTATGACGTGGCCCTGGCCGAGGCCTTCGCCGCCCGCACCTGGGACGCGGTCGAGCGGGCGCGGGCCGAAGAGGCGCTTCAGGCCCTGAACGAGACGCTGGAATCCCGCGTCGCCGCCCGCACCGCCGAATTGCAGGAGGCCCAGGAGGCCCTGCGTCAGGCCCAGAAGCTGGAGGCCATGGGCCAGTTGACCGGCGGCGTGGCCCATGATTTCAACAATCTGCTGACGCCCATCTTCGGCAGTCTGGACCTGCTGCAACGGCGCAAGATCGGCGGGGAGCGCGAGCAGAAACTGATCGAAGGCGCCCTGCAGTCGGCCGAACGGGCGCGTGTGCTGGTCCAGCGCCTGCTGGCCTTTGCGCGTCGTCAGCCGCTGCAGACCACGGCGGTGGATGTTTCGGCCCTGGTCGTGGACATGGGCGACCTGCTGGACAGCATCACCGGCCCCCAGATCCGTGTGGCGATCGAGGCGCACGAGGGCCTGCCCGCCGCCCGCGCCGACCGCAACCAGCTTGAGATGGCCATCCTGAACCTGGGGGTGAATGCGCGCGACGCCATGCCGGACGGCGGCGTGCTGCGTCTGTCGGTGACGGCGGTGGGGCCGCGCGGCAAGCGTCCGTCTGATCTGGCCGAGGGCTCCTACATCCGCCTGTCGGTTGCGGACACGGGCGTGGGCATGGACGAGGCGACGCGGACCCGCGCCATCGAACCCTTCTTCTCGACCAAGGGGGTGGGCAAGGGCACGGGCCTGGGTCTGTCCATGGCGCACGGTCTGGCGGCCCAGTTGGGCGGCGCCCTGACCATCGCCAGCGCGCCGGGCCTGGGGGCCAACATCGAGCTGTGGCTGCCCGCGACGGAAGAGGCCGCGGACATGGGGCCGGCCGAAACGCGCTGTGCGACGGCCGAATCCGGCCTGGCCCTGGTGGTGGACGACGAGCCCCTGGTCCGCGCGGCCACGGTCGCCTCCCTGTCGGAACTGGGGTTCGGCGTCATCGAGGCCGACAGCGGCGAGGCGGCCCTGGCCCTGATGGAGTCCGGCGTCCGGCCCAAGGTTCTGGTCACGGATCACCTGATGCCCGGTCTGACGGGCGTGGAACTGGCTCGTCAGGTGCAGAACCGCAGCCCCGACTGCGCCGTCCTGATCGTTTCGGGATATGCGGAGGTGGAGGACCTGGCCCCGGACCTGCCGCGTCTGGTCAAGCCCTTCCGCCACGCCGATTTGGCCGCCGCCCTGGCCAGCACGCGCGGCTGA
- a CDS encoding capsular polysaccharide biosynthesis protein: MTPDPAPFAPRADAATRTVAWVCAPGVLKVPFLDAFLPDYALRRLPGDEVRAVLGWGMKPTAAAGWGWAQKNGRPYVALEDGFLRSVGIGETGATSLSLIVDDLGVYYDATRPSRLEHLIQTADDWCDAAMTARARGLIDWIVASGVSKTNMGGPLDHGVLKPGRRVLIVDQTFGDASIACGLATAQSFDDMIAAARRDEPDAQLIVKRHPAVAAGKKRGCVTDLTGVTLVDTDVRPVDLLAAVDAVYCVTSALGFEALLRGLPVRCFGAPFYSGWGLTTDAVQTGRRGVARSIEQVAAAALIAYSRYVDPVTGQRCEAEQALERLIALRDRADRLAGSWSAVGFAPAKRPPVRRLLNSPKASMRYFMSPSRAAAHAKATDGRLIWWAGKESEATRQAAAAFAGPTVRMEDGFIRSRGLGSDFVGALSVALDDQGVYYDPSRPSRLETLIEASDLSPVQLARAAALRTRVVDAGLSKYNLRGQAPTDWPADRDILLVVGQVENDKSILLGCAPDMNTNSALVEAARRDHPNAFLVYRNHPDVLAGNRPGRLDAGAMASVDAVGDGLDIVDCLNACRRVATLTSLTGFEALMRGKAVSVYGRPFYAGWGLTDDRLTFERRSRRAGVDHLVHAALIAYPLYVTPEGWPCEAEDLVDRLIAARDQPTPRAPRGQVQRWAAGIVASLDRRPPPSY; encoded by the coding sequence TTGACGCCAGACCCCGCCCCCTTCGCCCCCCGCGCCGATGCCGCGACCCGGACCGTGGCCTGGGTCTGCGCGCCCGGCGTTCTGAAGGTCCCGTTCCTGGACGCCTTCCTGCCCGACTACGCCTTGCGCCGTCTGCCGGGAGACGAGGTTCGGGCGGTGCTGGGCTGGGGCATGAAGCCGACAGCGGCGGCGGGGTGGGGGTGGGCGCAGAAGAACGGGCGGCCCTATGTGGCGCTGGAGGACGGGTTTTTGCGCTCGGTCGGGATCGGGGAGACGGGGGCGACCAGTCTCAGCCTGATCGTCGACGATCTGGGCGTCTATTATGATGCGACGCGGCCCAGTCGGCTGGAGCATCTGATCCAGACGGCGGACGACTGGTGCGACGCGGCCATGACGGCGCGGGCGCGCGGACTGATCGACTGGATCGTGGCGTCCGGCGTGTCCAAGACCAATATGGGCGGGCCGCTGGATCATGGCGTGCTTAAGCCCGGTCGGCGCGTGCTGATCGTGGACCAGACGTTCGGGGACGCCTCCATCGCCTGCGGCCTCGCGACGGCGCAGAGTTTCGACGACATGATCGCCGCCGCTCGGCGCGACGAGCCGGACGCGCAGTTGATCGTCAAACGCCATCCGGCGGTGGCGGCGGGGAAAAAGCGCGGCTGCGTGACGGACCTGACGGGCGTCACCCTGGTCGATACGGACGTGCGGCCCGTCGACCTGCTGGCGGCGGTGGATGCGGTCTATTGCGTCACCTCGGCCCTGGGCTTCGAGGCCCTGTTGCGGGGCCTGCCGGTGCGGTGTTTCGGGGCGCCCTTCTATTCCGGCTGGGGTCTGACGACCGATGCGGTCCAGACCGGACGGCGCGGCGTGGCGCGGTCCATCGAACAGGTCGCCGCCGCCGCACTGATCGCCTACAGCCGCTATGTCGATCCGGTGACGGGCCAGCGATGCGAGGCCGAACAGGCGCTGGAGCGGTTGATCGCCCTGCGCGACCGGGCCGACCGGCTGGCGGGCTCGTGGTCGGCGGTGGGGTTCGCGCCCGCCAAGCGGCCGCCGGTGCGTCGCCTGCTGAACTCGCCCAAGGCGTCGATGCGCTATTTCATGTCGCCGTCGCGGGCCGCCGCCCATGCGAAGGCGACCGACGGCCGGCTGATCTGGTGGGCGGGCAAGGAGAGCGAGGCGACGCGGCAGGCCGCCGCCGCATTCGCCGGTCCGACGGTGCGGATGGAGGACGGCTTCATTCGCTCGCGCGGCCTGGGGTCCGATTTCGTCGGCGCCCTGTCGGTCGCCCTGGACGATCAGGGCGTCTATTACGACCCGTCGCGGCCGTCGCGGCTGGAGACCCTGATCGAGGCGTCGGACCTGTCGCCGGTTCAGCTGGCGCGGGCCGCCGCCCTGCGGACGCGCGTGGTCGATGCGGGCCTGTCGAAGTATAATCTGAGGGGCCAGGCGCCGACCGACTGGCCGGCTGATCGCGACATCCTGCTGGTGGTCGGTCAGGTCGAGAACGACAAGTCGATCCTGCTGGGCTGTGCGCCGGATATGAACACCAACTCGGCCCTGGTGGAGGCGGCGCGGCGCGATCATCCGAACGCCTTTCTGGTCTATCGCAACCACCCCGACGTGCTGGCGGGCAACCGGCCGGGGCGGCTGGACGCCGGGGCCATGGCCTCGGTCGACGCGGTGGGCGACGGGCTGGATATCGTGGACTGTCTGAACGCCTGTCGGCGGGTGGCGACCCTGACCTCGCTGACCGGGTTCGAGGCCCTGATGCGGGGCAAGGCGGTGTCGGTCTATGGCCGGCCCTTCTATGCCGGATGGGGGCTGACCGACGACCGGCTGACGTTCGAGCGCCGCAGCCGCCGCGCCGGCGTCGATCACCTGGTCCACGCCGCCCTGATCGCCTATCCCCTGTATGTCACGCCCGAGGGCTGGCCCTGCGAGGCCGAGGATCTGGTGGATCGGCTGATCGCCGCGCGCGACCAGCCGACGCCCAGGGCGCCGCGCGGTCAGGTGCAGCGCTGGGCCGCCGGCATCGTCGCCAGTCTCGACCGCAGGCCGCCGCCGTCCTATTGA
- a CDS encoding beta-ketoacyl-ACP synthase III, which yields MTHAVIAATGLFTPEQSVSNAELVDSYNAWADGWNARHAARIEAGELEAKSHSSPEFIEKASGIKSRFVLDKAGIIDPERMAPNLAERSNDEISILAEMAVKAARQAIAAWGKPVSEIGAVLCAASNMQRAYPAMAIEVQQALGIEGFAFDMNVACSSATFGIKTAADFIAGGSVKAVLMVNPEVCSAHLNFTDRDSHFIFGDVATAVIVESSETAGPGGWDVLGTRLKTTFSNNIRNNFGFLNRNARDTAHLDSPEADDSTQNDKLFIQQGRKVFRDVVPMVSDMIVDHAGELGLDPHGLKRLWLHQANINMNTMIGKKVLGREPSADENVIILDEYANTSSAGSIIAFHLHNDGFEAGETGLICSFGAGYSAGTVFVRKRA from the coding sequence GTGACCCACGCCGTCATCGCCGCCACCGGCCTCTTCACCCCCGAGCAGTCGGTCTCCAACGCCGAACTGGTCGACAGCTACAACGCCTGGGCCGACGGCTGGAACGCCCGCCACGCCGCCCGGATCGAGGCCGGCGAACTGGAGGCGAAGTCGCATTCCTCGCCCGAGTTCATCGAAAAGGCTTCGGGCATCAAGAGCCGGTTCGTGCTGGACAAGGCCGGGATCATCGATCCCGAGCGGATGGCGCCGAACCTGGCCGAACGCTCCAACGACGAAATCTCGATCCTGGCCGAGATGGCGGTCAAGGCCGCGCGTCAGGCGATCGCGGCCTGGGGCAAGCCGGTGTCGGAAATCGGCGCCGTCCTGTGCGCCGCCTCGAACATGCAGCGCGCCTATCCGGCCATGGCCATCGAGGTTCAGCAGGCCCTGGGCATCGAGGGTTTCGCCTTCGACATGAATGTGGCGTGCAGTTCGGCGACCTTCGGCATCAAGACGGCGGCGGATTTCATCGCCGGCGGCTCGGTCAAGGCCGTGCTGATGGTCAACCCCGAGGTCTGTTCGGCCCATTTGAACTTCACCGACCGCGACAGCCATTTCATCTTCGGCGACGTGGCGACGGCGGTGATCGTGGAGTCGTCGGAGACGGCGGGACCGGGCGGCTGGGACGTGCTGGGCACGCGGCTGAAGACGACCTTCTCGAACAATATCCGCAACAACTTCGGCTTCCTGAACCGCAATGCGCGCGACACCGCGCATCTGGACAGCCCCGAGGCCGACGACAGCACTCAGAACGACAAGCTGTTCATCCAGCAGGGCCGCAAGGTTTTCCGCGACGTGGTGCCGATGGTGTCGGACATGATCGTGGATCACGCCGGCGAACTGGGCCTGGATCCGCACGGCCTGAAGCGGCTGTGGCTGCACCAGGCCAACATCAACATGAACACGATGATCGGCAAGAAGGTGCTGGGTCGCGAGCCGTCGGCGGACGAGAACGTCATCATCCTGGACGAATACGCCAACACCTCCTCGGCCGGGTCGATCATCGCCTTCCACCTGCACAATGACGGGTTCGAGGCGGGCGAGACCGGGCTGATCTGCAGCTTTGGCGCCGGCTATTC